From a region of the Tiliqua scincoides isolate rTilSci1 chromosome 4, rTilSci1.hap2, whole genome shotgun sequence genome:
- the LOC136647586 gene encoding mas-related G-protein coupled receptor member H-like, which produces MASELNRLSQEGEHIEADRRIVAQPLWHSGYWSCLRKWHRVLRVSLLCAFTCLVCIFGLAGNGAVLWLLGFRMKRTPFSIYILNLAVADCGVLISSILMAIITIVRMHHLEQTHLYIFFYSSSQFLLTSISIDRCTSVLFPFWYRFRRPKTFSTVLCALIWLLTFLVQGICLTVYFTWSSYALFALFLGILVNAVVCLPPIMVSTLILFVRFCFKSQQRQRGKLIMVILLTLFFFLIFAFPLNIIYLIRFSDWSSLEDWLIVTCYNLPEFGLLLSSLNSFVNPLLYFLVGRKKRGLCRENLKLVLRRVFIEEEETCTEEPETQLGDL; this is translated from the exons ATGGCAAGTGAGCTGAATCGGCTTTCTCAAGAGGGAGAGCACATTGAGGCCGACCGAAGAATAGTTGCCCAGCCTCTCTGGCACAGTGGCTATTGGTCGTGCTTGAGGAAGTGGCACAGGG TTTTAAGAGTGTCTCTCCTTTGTGCCTTCACCTGTCTGGTCTGCATATTTGGACTTGCGGGGAACGGAGCAGTCCTCTGGCTTCTTGGCTTCCGCATGAAGAGGACTCCCTTCAGCATCTATATCCTGAACTTGGCTGTCGCTGACTGTGGGGTCCTGATATCATCCATTCTTATGGCTATAATAACTATTGTACGAATGCATCATCTTGAACAAACACATCTCTATA tttttttttacagctccAGTCAATTTCTACTGACATCAATCAGCATTGACAGGTGTACATCTGTCCTCTTCCCATTTTGGTATCGATTCCGCCGCCCTAAAACGTTTTCCACTGTTCTGTGTGCCCTGATATGGCTTCTCACTTTCCTGGTTCAAGGAATTTGCCTCACTGTCTACTTTACTTGGAGCTCTTATGCTTTGTTCGCACTATTCCTTGGAATTTTGGTGAATGCTGTGGTCTGCCTCCCACCCATTATGGTGTCCACACTGATTCTGTTTGTCAGATTCTGCTTTAAATCACAACAGCGCCAGCGGGGTAAGCTTATAATGGTCATCTTGCTGACTCTCTTCTTCTTTCTcatctttgcctttccattgaacaTCATATATTTAATTAGGTTTAGTGATTGGTCTTCTCTGGAGGATTGGTTAATTGTAACATGCTACAACCTCCCTGAATTTGGTTTGTTACTTTCATCTCTAAACAGCTTTGTTAACCCCCTGCTGTATTTCCTGGTTGGGAGAAAGAAGAGGGGTCTCTGTAGGGAGAACCTGAAGCTCGTTCTCCGAAGAGTTTTCATAGAGGAGGAGGAAACCTGTACAGAAGAACCGGAAACCCAGTTAGGTGATCTGTAG